The nucleotide sequence CGCGGCAACTGCAGGATGACAGCGTCTCGCGTTTTGTCTTCGAGCCCGCCTGGTGGCAGCGCCCTTTCGTAGCGCTGGATGCATTGACGTTTTATCTCGGCAAGCTGCTGATGCCGGTCGGGCTCGCCTTCGATCATGGCCGCAGCCCGCAGACCGTGTTAGCGCAGTGGTCGACCTACGTAATCTGGCTCGTGCCGGTGGGCCTGGTGACGCTACTCGCCTGGCTGCCGGGCCGACGTTGGTGGCTGACGGTCTGCGGCATCTTCGTGGCGGGTCTGCTGCCATCGCTGGGGTTGGTGTCGTTCGCGTTTCAAGATCTTTCGACCGTCGCCGAGCGGTTCGCCTTCCTCGCCATGTTGGGACCGGCGCTCGCCGTGGCCTGGATGATGACGTGGCCGAGCGTGCGACCGTGGCGCGGCGAGTTGAGTCTCGTGCTGGTCGGGCTGGCACTGGTGACCGTCCGTCAGACGGGCTTCTGGCACGATACACAAACGCTGCTCGCCCACGGGCTGGCGGTCCATCCGAACAGCACCCTCTGTTTGACGAACGAGGCCTTGCAGCGAGCCGAGGCGGGAGACTTAACCGCCGCCGAGATGCTGCTCGACCGGGTCGTCGCGATCAACCCCAACGAGGCACGCGTCTGGATGAATCTCGCCGCGGTCTACACGCGGCAAGGACGCCCGGCCGACGCGATCGGCGCGCTCGAGCGCGCCGTCGAACAGCACAGCGCGGAGCCACAGCCGAAATTGGATCTCGCCCGAGTGCTGCTCGAGCAGAACGACTACGAACGAATCGTCTCCTTGCTGCAAGAGGTCGTGCAAGTTCGTCCGCAAGATCTTGAAGCTCATACCTATCTGGGAATCGCTCATTCGAATCTCGGTCAGCCAGCCGAGGCGAGCGTCCATTGGAGCATCGTTGTGCAGGCACAGCCGGAGAATGTCGCGGCGCGTCAGATGCTGGGCGAATCGCTGGCCCAGGCGGGGCGGCGGACCGAGGCGCTCGAGCAGTTGCGCGAGGTGCTCCGCCGGCAGCCCGATAATCAGCGTGCCGCCGATTTCATTCGCGCGGTCGAATCGCAATCGCCTGCCGATCAGCCCGCGGGACCATGACGCCTACTGCGAGCGGCGTCTTAGCCACGAAAACGCCCTAGCCCTCTTGATGAAATCTACCGTGAACGAATCAGCACCATCCGCAAACACCGACGGGACGGAAGACGCGCTGGGGGGCATGTCGCGTCCCGTTGGCGAATCCGCGGCCGCGGACCGGCGCGTACGGCTAAAGTTCTGGCTGCTACCGGTGCTATTGGTACTGGCAACGCTCCTCGTGTACGTCCGGGTCTACAACGCGAAGTTTGTGGCCTACGACGACGATCGCCATCTCACGTTCAATCAGCATCTGAACCCGCCTGGTTGGCAGGGGTTGAAGCGACTGTGGGCGAAGCCCTATTTCGGCGTGTATGTGCCGTTGGCGTACACGTTTTATGCGGGCGAGGCCTGGTTTGCTGTCTACGAAGGACCGACCGGCCTGAGCCTGTTCGATCCGCGCGTGTTCCACGTGACGAACGTTTGCTTGCACGCCGGTTGTGTCCTTCTGGCGTTTGCCGTGCTGCGACTGTTGGTGGCCGACGATATCGCGGCGGCACTGGGCGCCCTGCTCTTCGCCTGGCATCCGTTGCAGGTGGAATCGGTGGCCTGGGTCTCGGAGACGCGCGGCACGCTGGCGGGCATCTTGAGCTTCTGGTCGATCTACGAGTACTTGCGTTTTCGCGGATTGCAGGCGAGCTCGGCCAGTGTCGCCGAGGACGCAAGATCGATAGCAGGAACGCCGCGCGGCGCCGCGCGGCACTATGTTCTCGCGGTGGTGGCGTTTTTACTGGCCTTGCTGTGCAAGCCGTCGGCCGTCTCGGTTCCGCTGATGCTTGGCGTGCTCGACCTGGTTTGGTTGCGCCGCGCGTTCTGGCCCACGCTGTTGAGTGTCGGTTGGTGGTTGGCGCCAGCGGTCGCGCTGACGATTTTGACCAGTGGTGTGCAGGCCGAGGCAGTCCACTCGCAGACGATGGCAGTCGATTGGTGGCAGCGTCCCCTGATCGCAGGCGATGCGCTCGATTTCTATCTCTTCAAACTGATCGTTCCCTACGGCTTGGCCATCGACTATGGTCGCACGCCAGCGCACGTGCTCGAGAGTGCGTGGGTCTACGTGAGTTGGTTGCTGCCTCTCGTGCTGGTGGGCCTGCTCGGGTGTCTGCCCCATCGCCGGGCGTGGCTGACGGCGGCTGGTCTGT is from Pirellulales bacterium and encodes:
- a CDS encoding tetratricopeptide repeat protein; the encoded protein is MHTADSTTLTEQACSDDGASSPSVVTWWRRPVVLSGLLVLVTLLAYARLYRAELLDLDDHENITFNGLINPPSWSGLATLWREPFFGMYAPLSYTLLAGECWVAQHLPGTDGHHLDPTIFHAGNVALHATCVLLVFLILRGLVADDVAAAMGALLFSLHPLQVEAVAWVTEVRGMLCGLLALLSIYAYLRFLGPPPPIKGAHADQTPRMGSRGRTAFYIVALVAYLLALLSKPSAAAVPLILMIFEGVLYQRSWRPMLARLAWWGVPAIGLAWWTRQLQDDSVSRFVFEPAWWQRPFVALDALTFYLGKLLMPVGLAFDHGRSPQTVLAQWSTYVIWLVPVGLVTLLAWLPGRRWWLTVCGIFVAGLLPSLGLVSFAFQDLSTVAERFAFLAMLGPALAVAWMMTWPSVRPWRGELSLVLVGLALVTVRQTGFWHDTQTLLAHGLAVHPNSTLCLTNEALQRAEAGDLTAAEMLLDRVVAINPNEARVWMNLAAVYTRQGRPADAIGALERAVEQHSAEPQPKLDLARVLLEQNDYERIVSLLQEVVQVRPQDLEAHTYLGIAHSNLGQPAEASVHWSIVVQAQPENVAARQMLGESLAQAGRRTEALEQLREVLRRQPDNQRAADFIRAVESQSPADQPAGP
- a CDS encoding tetratricopeptide repeat protein; this encodes MSRPVGESAAADRRVRLKFWLLPVLLVLATLLVYVRVYNAKFVAYDDDRHLTFNQHLNPPGWQGLKRLWAKPYFGVYVPLAYTFYAGEAWFAVYEGPTGLSLFDPRVFHVTNVCLHAGCVLLAFAVLRLLVADDIAAALGALLFAWHPLQVESVAWVSETRGTLAGILSFWSIYEYLRFRGLQASSASVAEDARSIAGTPRGAARHYVLAVVAFLLALLCKPSAVSVPLMLGVLDLVWLRRAFWPTLLSVGWWLAPAVALTILTSGVQAEAVHSQTMAVDWWQRPLIAGDALDFYLFKLIVPYGLAIDYGRTPAHVLESAWVYVSWLLPLVLVGLLGCLPHRRAWLTAAGLYVAGVAPVLGFLSFAFQAISTVSDRYVYLAMLGPAFALAWFVGHVLKGGWRLETVLLLCAFGGLTMYYSGFWYDSRTLFERAIKINPRSTTAMNGLAVLAMEVKDYETSEQLLRQAVELQPNDPIPRTNLGVLYERMERDDEAIEQYRRAIEAKPGFTLAQLFLGMQYYYRQDWNRAVEALLPAVATSPHMTEARLYLGLSLVNSGRNEESLEHWQAILDVMPDNVDAHMAYGNALAKLGRLAEAREHFAAVLRVRPKNQGAQKYLEWADSQLNAVPRGTP